A region of the Paraburkholderia flava genome:
CCGCACGTGCGACGGCCGCTGCCGAGGAACTGCTCGAACAGTCCGGCGCCGCCGCGCTGCACGGCACGCAGAACGCGCGCTGGTATCTGGACTTCCTCTACTGCCGCGCGAAGATCATGCAGCAACAGATGCGCACGCAGGAGTTCGCGACGCTGTACGGCCGCTACGCACTCGCGTCGATCCAGCACGTCCGCGCCGACAGCGTATCGCTGCCCTCCGCTGCGCCGGAAGCCGCGCAATCGCGCAGCGCCCCGCGCGCCGACGACGTCAGCGCACGCTTGCCCGCGAAGTATCGCCGCGCGTATCGCTACCTGATGGACAACCTGGATCAGAAGGATCTGTCGGTGCGCGAAGTCGCGTCGCAGATCGGCGTCACCGAGCGCGCGATGCAAGGCGCGTTCCGCAAACACCTGGGCCTGTCGCCGAGCGAACTGATCCGCCGTCAACGGATGGAGCGCATCCGCGAAGAACTGCTCGACGACGATGCACCGGTTGCCCGCGTACTCGACGTCGCGAAGAAGTGGGGCGTGCAGCATCGCTCGACGCTGATCAACGGCTATCGCAGCGTGTTCAACGAAGCCCCGTCGGAAACGATGGGGCGCTAAGGAAAAACCGGCGGACGATGCATCACGAGTCCGCCGTTTCTTCATCCTTCGGACAGAACATCATGCGTGTTTCACTACACTTCGCACCCCGCTTCATTCGTGCAACTGCCGCCCCCGCGCTTGCATCATTGACGTTCGCGTCGCTCGCGCTGTTTCCGAACGCCGCACACGCACAGCAGACCGACTGTTTCGCCGCCGCGGCTTCGTATCAGCATGTGAGTCCGCTCGTGTTGCGGGCGATCGCGTGGCAGGAGTCGCACGCGAACGCGCGCGCGATCCATCACAACGCAAACGGCTCAACCGACTACGGGATGATGCAGATCAACTCGATCCATCTGCCGGTGCTATCGCGCTACGGCATCTCGGCGAGCGATCTGTACGTGCCGTGCAAGAACATCTTCATCGCCGCGTGGTATCTGCGGCGGATGACCGTCAAGTATGGCTATACGTGGACCGCCGTGGGCGCGTACCACTCCGAAACGCCGGCCGAGCGCGACCGTTATGCGCGCTCCATTCAGCAGATCGTCGCGCGCCTGCAGCAGTTGCCGCAGTTCCAGCGCGACGACGATCCGTCATGACGGGCCGCATTTCAACGTATCGACGGACCGGCGGCAACCCGATGGGTAGCCGTTGCCGGGCCGGCAACATTTGTATCGGGCAATCGGCCGATCGGCAGGAAACCCGCGGCAAAACCGGGGACGCGTGCACCAGCAGCATCGTGACAGCGCCCCTTCGCTCCGCAGTCGATTCGTTCGCATCGGACGATTCGACACAGGAGCGGATGCGACACACTGATCATATCGGCTGTGCTCACATTGCGGCAGCGGCCGGGGAAGACGGGGCTGCGCAGGTGGAGCGAGTGTCACGGTCTTTTAATGCAACTCCCACACAGGTGACGAAATCGTGAATGACACAGGATGCAGGGACGACGTTGCGGGCGGCCTCACCAAGGTACTGTGGACCGCTTCGCAGCTTGAGGATCTGTCCGACTTCGATGATCTGCTCGACGCGATCCGGGTGCTGCGGCCCCGTTGGAACGGCGCAGGCACCGTCGTCGCATGGCGCTACTTGCGCCGCCAGTCGTGGATCGAGGCATTGCGCGTACTCGAAGACGACGACCAGGAAGCGAAGCGCTCCGCGCTGCACTCCGCATTGATGGCCGTGTGCCTGTTCGGCATGCAGGACCCGCTGTGGCAGAGCTATGCGCGTACGGCGGCCGAGCAGCGCGAGCATCGCGAGGCATCGAGCATCGGGACGCGGTTGCTTGAACGCGCGGCGAAGCTTGATAGCAGCGTGCGGGCTGCGGCGGATGAGCCGGCTGCGGGTGCCGCAGAGCCTGCGGCAGCGGCTGCGTGGTCGGCACCTGCTGCAGCGGCTGCGCCGGCTGCACCGATGCCGCCGACGTGGATGCGGGCGTGATGTGAAGTGTGCAACCGTGCATCGCGCAGCGCAGAGCTTCGCGAAACGGATCACGGCTTCGCATTCGTAGCGTAGCGATCTCGGCGTCGACGTAGTGTTTTATCAGGTAGGCCAATCCGACCGGTTCGGAAGAAACGTCCTCTGTTCAGGCGGTTTGCCGCCACCTTTAGGAGAATCAACATGGGTGTCACAGCACTTAAAGGGTTAAGTTCCTTATATAAGGCGGCCTCTGAAGCTGCCCCCGCGATAGCGAAGCAGGCGAAGAAGGTCATATCGAATGTCCCTGGGGGGGCGTTGTCGATGTTGCAATCCGCGCCCAAACAGCAGGCGAAGGATGCAAGCACCGGAGTATCCTCCATGCGGCACTCAATGCTTCCGACGCAAATGAGAGATGCCGGCGCGGGAGCGCCCGGAATGTCGTCTGCAAAAGACTCCTCGATACTTTCCAAGATTCCCGGCGATGCCTTCGGTACGGGGTCTTCGTTGATGCAGGGCGTAGCGGGGACTGCAGTCGATATGGCGAAAACCAAACTCAATCCCCAGCATATCGCGGCGGCCGCATCCGATATGGCATCGGATATCAAGACGAATATGAATCCGACCAATCCGATGGCCGCGAACACTCCGGTGGTCAACCTGGACAAGGACCAGCAATCGGAACTCGATTCGGCCAACATCACTGCAAAACAAAACCGCAAGATGGACATGGAACTGGCGAAGATCAACCAGCAAAGTCAATTTACGAAGGCGCTCGCTCAGCAGGCGGTCGACGGCCTTAAGGACGCGTTGAGCATCCTCAACAGCAAGTAATTTTCCGCGGCGGACTCGCGCCGGTCGGGTACCGAACCGGTCGGCGCGAATCTGCAACGTCGCAGGAGATTTCCGTGTGCGGATGGACAATCCGTCGTTCGCCTCCATCCGCATGCTTCCCGTTCGTCACGACCGCCACCGCGCGTGGCGTCGCGCTGCTCAACCGCGTCGATCCCCATCATGTCCGGCACTTCTTTTCCCACGGGTAGAGCAGCATTCGCACCGCAGCCCGACGCATTCACCAGCGCACCGTCGACTCACACCGACACGGCGCGCCGGAACAGCCTCGCAACCGACCCGCGCTTCGCTTCATTGAACACCCCCGCACCGCAGACTTCGCGACCCGCTCCGATGCGGCGTAACAGCGACGTCAGTGGCCTCGTCGCCGCGCAGGCATCGCTGAGCGCACATCACAGCCGCGCGCTCGACGAATTGAAGCCCCTCAAGGCCCTCTGCGCAACGGCTTCGCTCGACGACCTGCTTGCGATGACGGAAACGCAGTCGTCTACCGAAGCGATTCCCGCACACGCAGCACTGAGGACACGCATCGCAGCACTCTCGCCGGCAGATCACGTCGACTTCACGATGCGCACCGCACACCGCATAACGACGCTGATCGACGCAGCGCCGGAGCAGCTGTCCGGCGCTACGCTCGATCGTTGCCTCGATGCCGCAGGGCGGTTCCCGCACGAACCGTCGCGCGCCGCGGCGACGAGCGTCATCGCCAGCACGTTGAACAGGATCGAACCGTCGCATGAACAGCGGATGTTCGATCGACTCGCAGAGCAGATCGACGGTTATCCGGCGCAGAGCCGGTCCGGCACGCTGCTGTCGCTCGCAACCAATCTGTTCAAGACACGCGCCCCGCTGATGCCGGAATCGCTCGAGCATGCCGGCAGCAACCTCGACAAGGTACTCGTGCGAACACGCGACATCCCCGATGACGCACGCGCTCCGATTCTGCAGACCGCCGCGCAACTACTGCCGTATTACGCAATGGGCAAATGCGACTGGAAACGCCACGCAGTCGATGTGATCGAGTCCGTTAGCGACGGCAATGCATCGCCGAAGACTCGTGCAGCGGTACTGCCGGCGCTGGAGCAGTCGCTGGAGTTCTGCCGCCAGGCTATCGGCGGATTGATTACGCAGGACGATTTCGACCACGTCACCGCCCAACTCGCCGCACTGCGCAAGCAAACCTCGTAGAACAGCAAGCAGAGTCCGGAAAAATTCGGGCGCGCGCTATCCATCTCGCCGCGTCGGCGCGACGCGCTTCATGCATTAATGCATAGCGCTTCGCGCGCGCGAACGGAACTTCGGACATACGTATCAGCACAGCAGACACGGCAGTACGCTGTTCATGGTATGCGCATGGCGTATCGTATGTGCTCTCGCTTCACCGCACCCGGCCATACCGAAAGGCGATCGCTGCCGATCCTCGCACATGCGGGACAGCGGCACATCGCACGCGCTGCGCATCCTTCGCATCACCCCTACTTTTCTATCAGGAGAAACCATGCGTTTCGCTTTCGCCGGATTCGACCGCTGGATCGGCGTGTTCGACGCTTTCGTGCAGTCGGGCTGGGAACCGGCGGCGGTCTTCACCATTCCGGTGGACAACAGGGTCGACTTCCATGACGCAACCATCGCGCGCGCCGAGCATCACCAGCTGCCGCTGAAACTCTCGCGCATTCGCGATGACGATCTGCGGATGCTGCAGGCGATGCAATGCGACGCGCTGATCGTCGCGGGCTACGCGTGGAAGATTCCCGACTGGACCCGTTCGCTTCCGTATGCGATCAACTTTCATCCATCGCCGCTACCCGAAGGGCGTGGCCCCTACCCGCTGATTCAGGCGCTGCTCGAACCGCGTCCCGAATGGGGCGCAAGCTGCCATCGCATTGCGGCGGAGTTCGACACCGGCGACGTGCTCGATATCGAGCGCTTTCCGCTGTCGCACGACGAGTCGCACGAATCGCTCGAACTACGCCTGCAGATGGCGACGCAGCGACTCGCGGGACGCGTCGCGATCGATTTTCACCGGCTGTGGGAAGAGCGCAAGCCGCAAGCGCCGGGCAGCTACTGGCCGCGCGTGAGCGACGAGCAGCGCACGCTCGACTTCAACCAGCCGGTCGCCGACGTGTTGCGCGTCGTGCGCGCATGCGGGCTGATCGAATGCCTCGCGCCGTTGCATGCGACGCACGTCTCGGTGCGGCGCGCGGAAGGCTGGGTCGAAGCGCATCGCTATCAACCCGGCGAGATCGTGCACGAGTATCGCCGCCGGATCGTGATCGCGGTGCAGGACGGTTTCATCGCGCTGATCGAATGGAGCCCGCTGACGATGACGGTGCGCGCGCAGATGGGACCGTGAGTTCGCTTACGTACACACGCGCCGTGCGAGACGTTCGCGATGTAGTGCAACGCTTCGCATCGCGCCCGACGACGCAGCGCCAATTCAATATTCTGTGTGTGTGGAAGCGCTGTTCACCACATAACCAGCAGCACACTTCTGATCAACTACCCTAGCTAGAGGCAAGCCATGAGTCTTACCACTACCGTTTCGTCGAACCAGCCTGGTGGTGCCAGCGCATTCACCGGCATCCAGCCGCAGATCGGTCTCGCCACCCAACCCGGCGCGAGCTCGCCGTCGCAGGTCGCGGCGCAACTGCTGTCGGAACTGCAACAGATGATGCAAACGCTCGGCGGCGGCGCGTCGAACACGCCGGCACAATTCCCGGCACAACAACAGCCGCAACAGATGTACGCGCAGCAACCGCCCACGAGCCCGCTGCCGACGACCGGCGCACTGCCGACGAACACGGGCAACTCGAACACGAATCTGTCGAGCGTTCAGCTGCAGGTCGGCTCGAGCCTCAGCGGCAAGGATCTGATGCAAGGTCCGAAGCAGGCCGACGGTTCGTCGGATCTGTACATGCCGCAGAAAGACGGCTCGGAAAAGCACATCGGCAAGCAGATGGCCGACGGCTCGATCAAGTTCGACAATCTGGACGACGCGAAGGATGCGCTCGGCAAGGGCGGCATGCTGCTCAACGGACTCGGCGGCAAACTGTCGCACAACAGCGACGGCACGGAAACGCTGAAGGCCGGTTCGGCCACGCTGACGGCGGGCAACCTGCCGGCACCGACCTGATCGCAGGAACCGATGCGCGGCCGCACGACGCGGCTACGCATCGATACATACCGATAACAGCGGAGCAGCGGCCACACGCCGCGCTCCGCTGTTTCTCTTTCTGCGGGCGTTTTTGTAGCGCATCGCCGGCATTCGCGCAGACCCACTACCCCGTCATCGCATGCCGATCGACGCGACAACGTCGATCATTTGCCCAACCACCAGCACGTCGCAACGCCCACCTCCCCTTCGCAAAATTCGCTTCGCGCTACTGGACAAAACTTCCTGAGATATACAGGCTGCGGCACCGCCAAATCCTATATTGACTCCGAACAGGCGGCTCATTACACACATAGCCGCTACTCACTCAACGCAGGTTCAAAAACGGAGAAGACCCATGGCAGGCGTAGCGGTGGCGAGCCCCTATTCGACCAACCCGATGGACTACCTGAACGGCAGCAGCGGTATCGGTTCGTTCTCGGGTACGGGGAACGGATACGGCGGCGTTTCGGGACCGAGCAGCAGCAGCAACAACAGCCCGGTCGGCGGTCTCAGCCAGCAGCAGATCATCCAGTTCATCGAGGAGCTGCTGCAGCTGTTCCAGCAGGCCTTGCAGAACGCGAGCGGCAGCGGCGACTCCGACGGTGGCGGCGCACCGCCCGTTGGTGGTGGCGGCGGCGGTGGCAGCGGCATGCCGTCAATGGGCGGCGCTCCCGCAGCAGGTGGTGCACCGGCGCCTGGCGGCGCACCCGCACCGGCACCCGGCGGTGCTCCGGCAACCGGCAACACCCCGACAACCACCGGCACACCCACGACCTCGCCGGGCAGCAGCTCGGGCGCACCGCCCGCGGGTCTCAGCACCGCACCGCAGACCACCGCGAATACGCCGCAGCAGAGCCAGCAGGTCGCGCAGCAGTACGTGACGAACCTGATGCACGACTTCAACCTCACGAAGCCGCAGGCCGAAGGCATCGTCGCGAATCTGTATCACGAGAGCGGCGGCATGAACTCGGGTATCAACCAGGGCGGCGCAATCGGCGGACCGAGCGGCAACAATGCCGACGACAACGCGAACGGCTACGGCATCGCGCAATGGGGCGGCACGCGCAAGCAGGGGCTCGAGCAATACGCATCGTCACACGGTCTCGATCCGTCGAGCCAGGCCGCGAACTACGGTTACCTGAAGCAGGAACTCTCGGGACCGTACTCGAGCGCAATCGACGCGGTGAAGGGCACGAGCAGCGCGCAGGATGCGACCTCGGCGTTCATGAATGCGTTCGAGAAGCCGAGCGATCCGCAACTGGCGTCGCGCCTCGCCGACCTCGCGCTGGTCCAGGGCTAAAAAGCGGGAGACGGTAGACCGCGTCGACGCGACGCGGGACAGCATCATGTCCCGCGCGTCACCTATGCACGTCCGCGAAGCTCGACGCGAGCGGACGTGCGTTTCGTGTCCGGCGCGGATCGACGGCATGGGCATCGAAGCACATTCGCGAATGATGCCCATGCCGTCGATCCAGTGCATGCATAAACGCGCATTCACGATAACAATCGAAGCAGCGCATCCATAAGACTGACAACGAGCCAATCAGACCATGACCGCACCCGAACGCCTGAACGACGAAGCACGCTGTGATCTGCTCTGCCATCTGGTCGTCGTGCAGTTGATCGAACATACGCGCAGCGGGAAATGGCTGCGTGCGGCACAGTCTGCCGAATCGATCCGCGTGTGGCTTGGCCCCGATCGCGTGCACACGACGCGCGCCGAGCAGGTCATGCTCGCGCGAACCGCAACGGCCCTCGCGCCCGCGTTCCTGCAGCAACCCGCGTTTCGCGACACCGCGACGCTCGCCAGATTGTCGTTCGACATCTGGCGCATGAACTTCGGCTCGCCGTTGCTGCGCACGTTGCGTGCGGCCTGCGCGACACGCATCGCACCGCATGCACCATCGGTATCGACAGAGTCAAACCAGGACGCCCAACCCGAACCGCACCCAATCGATTCCGTCCGCTATTCCGCATGTGCCGAAGGCAGCGCGCTGATCGTGACGGTCGGCGCGATCCGTCGCGCGCAAGGCAAGAAAAATCCACAAGACATGCCGATGCATTCGCCGGAATGGCCGGTTATTCACGCGGCCTTCATGCGTGATCTCCTGCACGCGCGCTGCAAAAAAGCCGCTCGATAATCAATCGCGCGGAGCGTCGCACGACGCCTCCATGCATTGCGCAATTTCGTCCAGAAACCCGTAGCGTTCGGGGTCGTGTAGCGCACGTTGCACTCACGATTCAAATGGACGTCACATTCGAAATATAGGATTTCCTTAACGACGCGGCGCTCCAAAATTCTAGTGCGACCCAAGAACCAGCGTGTCCGGATTCACGCCGCTTCGCTTGATACACCGACAAGATCGGCAATCAATGCGCAAGCATCCGTGAAGCGTGTTGATGCCGACCGTAGTTCAGACCATCTGGGTACCGAGTCGCACGATGCCATCGATCTTCACTTCTCTTCGCCGGACCGCCGCACCCGACGATGCCAATCGCACGAATGACGCACCGTCGAGCGGCTCCGCTCCGAAGGCGCCTGGTTCGAATTCATCCGCGACGCAGGCAAATCAGAACGTGGCCTTCGCTGGCCTGAAGACTGTCAAGCAATCCTCGAACAACGAATCCGGCAAGTTCGCCGCGCTGCGCGCGAACTTCAAGGGACGCCAGACGACCGTCGGCACCCGGATCCTCGGTATCGGCAAGAGCCGTTCAAACGACATGCCGAGTAACGCGCTGCTTCCGCAGCAATCGGTCGAGTCGGATCTCAGCGACGATCCGCACTCGGATTCGTTGAAGCAGGCACATGAACTCACCGAGCGGGTCAAGTCGATACTCGACACGACGCTCGAAGAACTGCCGGGCACGAACGAGCGTCCGCAGCGATCGGCCGCGATGCGTGCGCTGCTCGTCATTCCCGGCATGGGTCATGTGCTGAAACCCAAGACCGCTCGCGAATTGATGGCGGGCGACCCTGCCTATAAGACCGCATCGAAGAAGACCGCGCAAACCAAAGGTGATCGCGACGTCGACGCAGGCAAGATCGAAGGCAATCAGACGAAGATGCTAGGCCAGCTCGCGACACACAGTGCGGCTGCCGAGGACGCGATCAGAAACGTGCAAACGGCGCAGCGCGAACTGGACGAAGCGAAGCAGGCAGCCCAGGGCGCAACGGGCGCGCAACCACAGGAAGGCGCGGCTCCAGCGAATCCAGCCACCGCAGCCGACACCGTCAAGACGAAAGAAGCGCAACTCGAAGACGCACACAAGACGCTTAAGGGTGCAGTAGACGACCTGCGCGCAAGCGCATCGATCTGCTCGATGCTCGACGTCGGCGTGCATGTGCTGTCGACGGATCTCGTCAACCAGAAGATCAGGTTCGTCGACACGCAGATCGCGCAGTTGCGCAGCGATTTGGGAAAGGACAATACCGACGTCGGTCAGATCATCGGCAACCTGGTGAGCACGAAGAACGGGATCGCCGAGAAGCAGTTGCTGACGGCGGCGAATCTCGAGTCCGCACAGACGCTGCATACGAATGCCACGGCGCTGGTCGCGCAGCTCGAGGCGCGACTCCAGAAAGCACAACAAAATCGCGGTGTGCCGCTGTCGAATGCGACGCAGGCCGTCGGTGCGACAGACGATGCACTCGATGCGCTCACGCAGCTCGAAGCGCGGATGCAAGCCGGCCACACCGTGAGCCCGGACGAGGTGGCCCATGCCCGAAGCCTCTTTAACAGCGCAGGCCAGCAGCTTGATAGCGCCGGCCAAAGGCTTCAGAAGCAACGCGGACGCGACAGCGTGCCCGCACTGTCGAATCACGCGAAGAGTCTCGCGCGCGAACTCGACGCCGTCAAAGCCGCGCTGAAAGACGCAGGCGAAGATCTGGAACAGTGTCGTGAAGCCGCCGAAGACGCCACACGCGCGCTGACGGAATTCACGCCCTACATCGACCAGGAAATCGACCGGCTCGGCAAATTGCAGACGAAGCTGAACACTGCTGCGAACGGACTCGACAGTCCCGCGCAAGCGATCGGCGACAAGCTGACGGCCAGCACGGCACAACTGGAAAAGAACCGCGAGCTGGAGAAGCAACTGAGCACGATCGGCACGCAGGCGATCGCGTCGACCGCACCCGGTTTCGATCCCGAGCATCTCGCCACACCGGCAGGCGCATCGCTCGTCAAGAAACTTCAGACGCTCGCCGAAGCGTTGCCCGAAGACGACGTCAGCGGCGAACGTGTATTGCCGCGCGCGGCCGCGATGGAAATGATTTCGCGCTCCCTGGCCGTGGTGACGGGCAGCGACGCGCAGGCCGCCGATCGACTCCTCGGCGAGCTGACCTCGCATCCGCTGAATCACTGGATCGCACCGCCGGCGACCGGTGGCACGGATGGCACGGATGGCGCCAGCGCGGTCGAACACACTGCACCGAGCGCGCACATGGCCGAGCTCTCGCAGTTGATGGCGCAGATACCCCGCGGCATCGAAGTGCTCAACCTCGCATCGACGCCGCCCGACGGCAAGCCGCTGGAACGCGGGCAGGTCGAGGCAACCCAGGCTTACTGGATGGCCCACGCGGCGCGCAGCGCGGAAACCGACGACAACGTCAAGACGTGGCTGGGCAACGCAATGAACGTGGCGTCTCACGTGGTGCGCAACACAAAGGAAGAAACGGTTTTCGATACCGCCGCGTTGCCCCTCAAAAACCAGGCGGCGTTCAACGCGGTGCGCAACGGGTTCCTGTCGAATGCGAAGGGATCGGACTACGACCTCAGCAACCAGAATCTGCTGAACGTGACCACGACGATCGGAGAAAACAACAACACCGGTCTGCTGCCGACTTCGTTCCATCCCGCGAAGGCCGCCACCCTGTTCGATCCGAAGACGCTGAGCTTTGCGCAGAAGCAGATGGAAGCGCAAGGGATGGACACGACCAAGACGCGCGCGGAGGCCAGCATCATGACGGCCTTCGAGCAACTAGGTAAGGAAGCGCGGGTCCATTTCAACCAGTTGCCGGCAGCACGCAGACCCGATCCGCGGAACGCCGCGACGCCGTCCTTGCCGCCGTCTGCTCAGGACAGAGCGGATGACAAGGATCGCCTGTTCGCCGCCACGCTAGTCGCGTTGAGCGACTACGTCGGTCAGGAGAAACGCAGCCCGACGATCATCAGCCGTCTGACGACCCCGATCAGTGCGCCGAGTTTCAACCACACGAAGCGCATCTACGATGCGAATCTCGGGCCGGCCGAAAAAACGAAGATACGCCAGGCTGTCCACGCGTTGCTCTACCCGCCCCGGCCTGCGATCGGTTCGCGCAAGCTGACCAAGCCGAATCCGAGCGCAGTCGCGCCGCTGCCGCCCGCCATCGAGGCGCTGTTCAACCAGGAACGCGTGCCGGTCACCGATCTGTTGAAGACGCTCGAGACGGAGCTGAGCACAAGTTCCGACGGGACGAAAGCAGCGATGGCGTCGTCGATGACGATACTCAGCGAGAATTTCGCGGCACCTGCTGCTGGTGCTGCCGGTGCTGATGGCGCGGCCGGCACACCGAAGATCGACGAGCAGGTGCGCCTCGCGAAAATGAAACGGTTCGAATCGAAGGACGACGTCGAAGCGTTTTTCCGGCCGATGCTCGAAACGTTGCGCCTGCGCGATCAGGTCACCGTCACGAGCGGCGGTACGCTCGGCGCCGGCATTCCGCTGCTGCCGGCCGTGCCCAAGTTTCCGATGAGTGCATCGTTTGGTCTCTACGCCGAAAAGAACGAGCGCTTCATCCAGTTCAAGAACCCGACGTTCGCATCGGAAATCATGGTCGGCAGCACGGTGTCGCGCCTGCACGATGCGAAGGTCACCGTCGGGCACCGGCTCGAAGTCGGCATCGCGACCGTCACTGCGCCGTCCGGCTCGGCCAAGTTCGAAGCGTCGCGGCCCAAGACCATCTACACGTCGTTGCGAACGCTACGCGGCAAGGACGACATGGGCGTGCGCAAGGAGCAGGAAGCGATCGACGCCAATCTGAAACTGCTGGACATCATGTTGCGCTGGGACACCGATCAGACCAAATTTGCGGAAGACGGGCAGCCGTTTGCCGACCCGCTGGAAGCGATCTTCGCGTTGAGTCCCGATACGCTCGTCGCATCGGGAGAGAAGCAGGGTCAAACGAATCAGGGGTCGTTCGATGTGAGCGCAGTCGCGCGGGCGCGCACGCCGGGGCATCATCTGTCGGTGGGCGCATCGGTGACGCCATTCTCGTTGAAGATCGAGCGTACCGCCGAGCAGGGAACCGAGCGCACCGGCTACGCGCATCAGACCGTGCACGACCGCAGCAGCCAGGCACGGCAGCGGATCAACGCGTCGGCGAACATCGGTGTGATCGGGACGCCGTACAAGCAGGCGATCGGCGACATCGGCGCCGACGGTAAAGGCACCGGCCAGGCGCACATCAACCTCACCGGCAACCTGATCGAGATCTCGCGCGAGATCGTGTCGAACTTCGAAAAGAACGGCGCGACACGTTTTCCGATCGGCGATCTAACGGGCCACGCCGTCGATCGCACCTACGGCACGCCGAAGGACTTGCTCGTCGAGGTCCAGACGTATCGCGAGGACTGGCTGCAGCGCTGCATGGACACGCTGCCACGCGCAAAGACCGACGAGGTCGATACGCCCGAACGCCGCGCGATCGCGGCCGACATCCTGTCGAAGTTCGAAGCCGATCTGCGCAGGGCCGGTTCGAATTCGAGTCTGCAGTTCAACATCAAGTACGAGATGCAGCCGCGCATGAGCGGCGTGATCGACGGGCTGCGCGGCGCGGAAGCGCTGGCGCTGAAACAGGGCGATGCGAAGGCCGCGACCGACGCGCGCAACATGATGAACACCATCCTGTCCTATCGCGCGAGCTGGTCGGTCAAGAACACCACGGTGCGCAGCAAGGGCAAGACGTCGGAAGACATGGGGCTCGACTTCTTCCTGCGCTGGCAGAAGACGTATTCGTCGGAAAGCAGCCGGGCGCGGGTGGCGTTTCCGCCGTCGTGATGACGAGCGTGCGGCGCGTCGGCGCTGCATAAAAAAAAGGAGCCGGTTGAATAAACCGGCTCCTTTTTTCTACCCGACCGCGAACAGCGTCAAACCGGCAGCACCCTCACCTCCCGCTCCTCGCGTTCCTCCACATCCCCATCGAACGGCTCGATTTCCGGCGCCGCGAGCAACGCGAGCGCGGTCCGCGTCGCGAGCGCGTTGTCCGACTGATACGCCGCCGCGTACGCATACGTGCGCCACGCAGGATCCTTCAACGCATACAGGCACACCGCCGTCAGCGCCGTCCCAAGCGACGACAGTTCGCCGTAGCGTTCGGTCCGGCGCAGTTCGCGCAGCGCATCGCTCCATGCACGCGCGCGCACATGCCACCACGCGAGCACG
Encoded here:
- a CDS encoding lytic transglycosylase domain-containing protein, which codes for MRVSLHFAPRFIRATAAPALASLTFASLALFPNAAHAQQTDCFAAAASYQHVSPLVLRAIAWQESHANARAIHHNANGSTDYGMMQINSIHLPVLSRYGISASDLYVPCKNIFIAAWYLRRMTVKYGYTWTAVGAYHSETPAERDRYARSIQQIVARLQQLPQFQRDDDPS
- a CDS encoding HrpB1 family type III secretion system apparatus protein; translated protein: MNDTGCRDDVAGGLTKVLWTASQLEDLSDFDDLLDAIRVLRPRWNGAGTVVAWRYLRRQSWIEALRVLEDDDQEAKRSALHSALMAVCLFGMQDPLWQSYARTAAEQREHREASSIGTRLLERAAKLDSSVRAAADEPAAGAAEPAAAAAWSAPAAAAAPAAPMPPTWMRA
- a CDS encoding methionyl-tRNA formyltransferase, producing MRFAFAGFDRWIGVFDAFVQSGWEPAAVFTIPVDNRVDFHDATIARAEHHQLPLKLSRIRDDDLRMLQAMQCDALIVAGYAWKIPDWTRSLPYAINFHPSPLPEGRGPYPLIQALLEPRPEWGASCHRIAAEFDTGDVLDIERFPLSHDESHESLELRLQMATQRLAGRVAIDFHRLWEERKPQAPGSYWPRVSDEQRTLDFNQPVADVLRVVRACGLIECLAPLHATHVSVRRAEGWVEAHRYQPGEIVHEYRRRIVIAVQDGFIALIEWSPLTMTVRAQMGP
- a CDS encoding phage tail tip lysozyme, which encodes MAGVAVASPYSTNPMDYLNGSSGIGSFSGTGNGYGGVSGPSSSSNNSPVGGLSQQQIIQFIEELLQLFQQALQNASGSGDSDGGGAPPVGGGGGGGSGMPSMGGAPAAGGAPAPGGAPAPAPGGAPATGNTPTTTGTPTTSPGSSSGAPPAGLSTAPQTTANTPQQSQQVAQQYVTNLMHDFNLTKPQAEGIVANLYHESGGMNSGINQGGAIGGPSGNNADDNANGYGIAQWGGTRKQGLEQYASSHGLDPSSQAANYGYLKQELSGPYSSAIDAVKGTSSAQDATSAFMNAFEKPSDPQLASRLADLALVQG
- a CDS encoding HrpB1 family type III secretion system apparatus protein encodes the protein MADDRNGGGDHWHGGMTGDVMSSPPNDKGELLRGMLDLLWAGAQLDRLGDLHDLLDALVVLRPGTDDDRVVLAWWHVRARAWSDALRELRRTERYGELSSLGTALTAVCLYALKDPAWRTYAYAAAYQSDNALATRTALALLAAPEIEPFDGDVEEREEREVRVLPV